CCCCGGGTGGAAATTCAACGAATGGGAGAAGCAGGGTGTGCCGATCCGAATTGAACTTGGCCCAAAAGATCTGGAGAAGGGGCAGGCAATTCTCGTCAGGCGGGATACGGGAGACAAAGATCCCGTTGGGCTCGACCGGTTGAAAAATCAGATCACGGAATTGCTGCCAAAAATTCAGGAAGATTTGTTTAACAAAGCTTTTGAGTTCAGAAAGCAATATACTTTTGATTGCGACGATTACACTCAGTTTAAAAAAGAAATCGAAGATACGGGCGGCTTTTACAATGTGCACTGGTGCGGCAGCCGCAAGTGCGAAGACCGCCTGCAAAACGAGACCAAAGCGACCATTCGCTGCATTCCGATGGAGAAAAAAGCAGAAAAGGGGAAATGTCTTTTGTGCGGCAGTGATTCGGAAGAACGGGTTGTGATTGCAAAGGCGTATTAAAATGTAGCGCAAACGTCCTCGTTTGCAAATCCCAATCGAGACGATTGAGTTACAAGATCGGAGGGAACTTTGGAACAGAAATTAGTCGATTTTGTCGGGGAAGCAAGCAACTTCGTCTGGGGACCGCCCATGCTTATTCTTTTGGTGGGAACCGGAATCTATCTCACTTTTTTGTTAAAAGGCCTGCAATTTCGCAGTCTTTTTCATTCGCTTTATCTCGCTTTAATTAAACGAAAAGAATCAGGAGCCGCAGAAGGCGACATCACGCATTTTCAGGCTCTCATGACTGCACTGGCGGCCACAGTTGGTACAGGAAATATTGCAGGTGTCGCGACTGCCATTTATGTGGGCGGTCCGGGTGCGCTGTTTTGGATGTGGATGACCGGCCTTGTCGGCATGGCCACTAAATATTCGGAAGCGGTTTTAGCCGTGAAATATCGCGAGAAGGACGAAGCAGGGAACATGCGTGGCGGTCCCATGTACTACATTTCCAAAGGTTTGGGCTGGAAGTGGCTGGGTTCGCTTTTCGCTATGTTCGCGGCAATTGCTGCCTTCGGCATCGGCAACATGGTTCAATCGAATTCGGTGGCAGATGCGGTTCAAGCCAACTTTGGGGTGCCGCTCTGGGTTACGGGGATTATTTTAGCTGTAGCGACTGCACTGGTCATCCTGGGTGGTATCAAAAGTATTGCCCGGGTCACGCAGGTTTTCGTTCCCATCATGATTATCTTTTACATGATTGCCGGTCTGGTTGTTGTCATCATTAATTTCACCCTCATTCCTGAGACTTTTGCCTTAATTTTTAAATCGGCTTTTAGCCCTACTGCTGCGAGTGGAGGCTTCCTGGGTGCGATGGTTATGCAGACGATTCGCTTCGGCGTTGCTCGCGGCGTCTTTTCCAACGAAAGCGGCCTGGGCAGCTCAGCGATTGCCGCCGCAGCGGCACAGACAAAAAATCCGGTCTCGCAGGCCCTGGTCTCGATGACCCAAACATTTATCGACACGATTGTCGTTTGTTCGTTTACAGGCTTCGTTATTATCTCAACCGGCGCCTGGACCAGCGGCGAAACCGGTGCGCGGCTAAC
The DNA window shown above is from candidate division KSB1 bacterium and carries:
- a CDS encoding sodium:alanine symporter family protein, producing the protein MLILLVGTGIYLTFLLKGLQFRSLFHSLYLALIKRKESGAAEGDITHFQALMTALAATVGTGNIAGVATAIYVGGPGALFWMWMTGLVGMATKYSEAVLAVKYREKDEAGNMRGGPMYYISKGLGWKWLGSLFAMFAAIAAFGIGNMVQSNSVADAVQANFGVPLWVTGIILAVATALVILGGIKSIARVTQVFVPIMIIFYMIAGLVVVIINFTLIPETFALIFKSAFSPTAASGGFLGAMVMQTIRFGVARGVFSNESGLGSSAIAAAAAQTKNPVSQALVSMTQTFIDTIVVCSFTGFVIISTGAWTSGETGARLTSMAFSQGLPGEWGGIIVTLGLIFFAYSTILGWSYYGEKSLEYLLGAKSVKPYRIIFCIFVGIGAVAKLDLVWGIADVFNGLMAIPNLIGLLFLSKVIASETQKYYYSKDSSE